One Candidatus Sulfurimonas baltica DNA segment encodes these proteins:
- a CDS encoding metallophosphoesterase family protein: MKIGIISDTHSKVKKAKKALDTLVRDGAEFIVHAGDIVELETLELLRDCGLKYVAVYGNNDAHLAEYHSEFNLVQEPYFFKIAQTKFKLMHLPFYMSPDADVVIFGHTHTFDSDFKGNTLFLNSGEVCARSKPLSEWAMLEVKKSEFLVTHYTKANSSDNINQKHFKYKREHNE; the protein is encoded by the coding sequence ATGAAGATAGGAATTATTTCAGACACTCACTCTAAGGTTAAAAAAGCCAAGAAGGCTCTTGATACCTTAGTGAGGGACGGTGCTGAATTTATAGTTCACGCAGGTGATATAGTAGAGCTTGAAACACTTGAGCTTCTTCGCGATTGCGGTCTGAAATATGTAGCGGTATATGGAAATAATGATGCACATTTAGCAGAGTACCATAGTGAATTCAACCTCGTTCAAGAGCCTTATTTTTTTAAAATTGCACAGACAAAGTTTAAACTAATGCATCTCCCTTTTTACATGTCACCAGATGCTGATGTTGTAATATTCGGCCATACACATACATTTGACAGCGATTTTAAAGGAAACACTCTATTTTTAAACTCTGGTGAAGTGTGTGCGAGAAGCAAACCTCTCTCTGAATGGGCAATGCTTGAAGTGAAGAAAAGTGAATTTTTGGTCACCCATTACACAAAAGCCAACAGTAGCGATAATATTAATCAAAAACATTTTAAATATAAACGGGAACACAATGAATAA
- a CDS encoding AMMECR1 domain-containing protein: MMPRSVLLQLARDSIQEVLEAKRTINKAALLRKHPLLNQMIATTVNIYIDNKLRGSSKTKIPSFTLLEDIIRNAKISAFEDKSFTPISTSEYLSCEIEILITTPDGVISEKDPSILKTTSYSLGKDI; the protein is encoded by the coding sequence ATGATGCCACGTTCTGTTTTACTGCAACTTGCTCGTGACTCAATACAAGAAGTGCTAGAGGCAAAAAGAACGATAAACAAGGCAGCTCTTTTACGTAAACATCCTCTTTTAAATCAGATGATTGCTACCACAGTAAATATTTACATTGACAATAAACTTAGAGGAAGCTCAAAAACAAAAATCCCATCTTTTACACTTCTTGAGGATATAATAAGAAATGCAAAAATATCAGCATTTGAAGATAAGAGTTTCACCCCTATTTCAACTTCTGAGTATTTAAGCTGTGAGATAGAGATACTCATTACAACTCCCGATGGAGTTATAAGCGAAAAAGACCCATCAATTCTTAAAACAACTTCTTATTCGCTTGGAAAAGATATTTAA
- a CDS encoding cation:proton antiporter, whose translation MSDNVVLIVTISLIIIFSPFFAKLLKLPTTPIEIILGSIFGYVGFLHNEHLFEIVAELGFLYLMFIAGTEINLKNTLKTPSNIMKKVTIYLILLYTFSISLSLYLDLGKIFMVLLPLISVGLVATLSKEYGKTPWLTLSMTAGGIGEVVSIGLLTLTSAALQSGFGLGLIKTIFALLVFLLFMFLLFRAMELLFWWFPEVSTSLMPHIDNKEQDIRLSMGIFFLLVGAMLYLKLELAFGAFLAGIFIPTFFEHKHELPEKLASYGFGFLIPIFFIHIGSSFHLDALVIEGLISKAAIIAFAMIVMRVVASLVFIKELKLADSILMGLSHSMPLTLLIAMATLAYNANSIDELHYYAFILASLFQVIAVMIVIKLINNYKLAKGL comes from the coding sequence ATGTCTGATAACGTTGTGTTAATAGTAACTATTTCGCTTATTATTATATTCTCACCATTCTTTGCCAAACTTCTAAAACTTCCTACCACACCGATAGAGATAATTTTAGGTTCCATTTTTGGATATGTTGGTTTTTTACATAATGAGCATCTTTTTGAGATAGTTGCAGAGCTTGGATTTTTATATCTGATGTTTATAGCCGGGACAGAGATTAACTTAAAGAATACTCTAAAAACCCCTTCTAACATAATGAAAAAGGTTACTATTTACCTTATTCTTTTATATACTTTTTCCATATCTCTATCTCTGTACCTTGATTTAGGAAAAATATTTATGGTACTTTTACCGCTAATATCAGTTGGTTTGGTTGCTACACTTTCAAAGGAGTACGGAAAAACACCTTGGCTTACTCTATCTATGACAGCAGGAGGAATAGGAGAGGTGGTAAGTATCGGTCTTTTAACCCTCACTTCTGCTGCGCTGCAGTCCGGATTTGGATTGGGACTTATTAAAACAATTTTTGCTCTTTTAGTATTTCTACTTTTTATGTTCTTACTATTTAGAGCGATGGAACTACTTTTTTGGTGGTTTCCTGAAGTATCAACATCTTTAATGCCACATATCGACAACAAAGAACAAGATATAAGACTCTCGATGGGGATATTCTTTCTTCTTGTGGGTGCCATGCTATATTTAAAACTTGAGCTTGCCTTTGGAGCATTTTTGGCTGGAATATTTATTCCAACATTCTTTGAGCACAAACATGAACTACCCGAGAAGTTGGCCTCATACGGGTTTGGATTTTTAATTCCTATATTTTTTATCCATATTGGAAGTTCTTTTCATCTTGATGCATTAGTGATTGAAGGTCTGATTTCAAAAGCTGCAATCATAGCTTTTGCCATGATTGTTATGAGAGTGGTAGCTTCTCTTGTCTTTATAAAAGAGTTAAAGCTTGCTGATTCTATACTTATGGGTCTGTCACACTCTATGCCTCTTACTCTTCTTATTGCAATGGCAACCCTAGCGTATAATGCAAACAGTATAGATGAACTTCACTACTATGCTTTTATTTTAGCTTCTCTTTTTCAGGTAATTGCTGTTATGATTGTTATTAAACTTATCAATAACTATAAGCTTGCGAAGGGGTTATGA
- a CDS encoding DUF3313 family protein: MRLQTLAVGIVVGVVFLMSGCSSRTIQAKNSGFFENYTHLNNSNINKTDLLKYKNIIVAPVLVISSISEDKQTLSQKKLYKEISEYLTSAYKKEIENSEKFKLTEVKSVNTLKFESAVSAVEVHFNDNKWDNFTPIAMGLNVVSYNAYMDEDVRLLGESRLLDSQNGKVLRISRNIQEGDKIVLNNNSLEFADLKMSLDGLLEQFREDLSR; the protein is encoded by the coding sequence TTGAGATTACAAACTTTAGCAGTAGGTATAGTCGTTGGTGTCGTGTTTTTAATGAGTGGGTGTTCAAGCCGAACTATACAAGCAAAAAATAGCGGCTTTTTTGAAAATTATACACATCTTAATAACTCTAATATAAATAAAACTGATTTATTAAAATACAAAAATATAATCGTGGCTCCAGTTTTGGTAATATCCTCAATTTCAGAAGATAAGCAAACTCTCTCGCAAAAAAAATTATATAAAGAAATCTCTGAGTATTTAACATCAGCATACAAAAAAGAGATTGAAAATAGTGAAAAGTTTAAATTGACAGAGGTAAAATCAGTGAATACTCTAAAATTTGAAAGTGCTGTTTCTGCCGTTGAAGTACATTTCAATGATAATAAATGGGATAATTTTACACCAATAGCAATGGGACTAAATGTAGTCTCTTATAATGCCTACATGGATGAAGATGTGAGGCTATTAGGCGAGAGTCGTCTGCTAGATTCTCAAAACGGAAAAGTTTTACGCATCAGTAGAAATATACAAGAGGGTGATAAGATTGTTCTTAATAACAATAGTTTAGAGTTTGCTGATTTGAAAATGTCACTTGACGGTTTACTAGAACAATTCAGAGAAGATTTGAGTAGATAA
- a CDS encoding ABC transporter ATP-binding protein: MIKTSNISHFYGKEQVLYDLSLEIKEGEFVFLSGDSGSGKSTLLSILSTLLKPSRGEFLIDNFHMDEISNLDKFRQKNIGFVFQFHYLINYLSVYENIALAAIDEKKKNISRLLEQLGILELAKRYPNEISGGQRQRVALARALINEPKIIFADEPTGSLDSKNSAIVYELLAKCVKNGTTVVVASHDMKVEEYATKKLRMVDGKLQ, encoded by the coding sequence ATGATAAAAACATCTAATATTTCACATTTTTATGGAAAAGAGCAAGTCCTTTATGATCTCTCGTTGGAGATAAAAGAGGGTGAATTTGTATTTTTAAGCGGAGATAGTGGAAGTGGAAAATCAACTCTCCTCTCTATCCTCTCAACCCTGCTTAAACCATCAAGAGGAGAGTTCTTAATAGACAACTTTCATATGGATGAGATTTCAAATTTGGACAAGTTTCGTCAAAAAAACATAGGCTTTGTTTTTCAATTTCACTACCTTATAAACTATCTCAGTGTGTATGAGAATATTGCTTTAGCAGCCATAGATGAGAAAAAGAAAAACATTAGTAGACTGCTAGAGCAACTTGGAATTTTGGAGTTGGCAAAACGTTATCCAAATGAGATTTCAGGTGGGCAAAGACAGAGAGTTGCTTTGGCACGTGCACTTATAAATGAGCCAAAAATCATCTTTGCAGATGAGCCTACAGGGAGTTTGGACTCTAAGAACAGTGCAATTGTATATGAGCTTTTAGCAAAGTGTGTAAAAAATGGTACGACGGTTGTGGTAGCTTCTCATGACATGAAAGTTGAAGAGTATGCAACTAAAAAACTAAGGATGGTAGATGGCAAACTTCAATAA
- a CDS encoding metallophosphoesterase, translating to MSLQTGWTHFPFEEISLQAQNFSSSLKGLRIVQLSDLHLTQNIEISYLKTLIAKINGLNPDLVVITGDILQTFATKLHKHLKTFKLLVAPTYYVTGNHDIVYGPTALKDMLFDAGVICLDNKIEILSINGVPLQLVGLSDRYSFARGIKRPIKELFAKLDPNLSTILLAHQPKDILHVDKFRIDIQLSGHTHGGQVYPFNIVVKFFQPYFSGLYVRNKTLLYVTRGLGYWGPKVRYRVPSEIPVFTIN from the coding sequence ATGTCATTACAAACCGGCTGGACACATTTTCCTTTTGAAGAAATCAGTTTGCAAGCACAAAATTTCTCCTCATCTCTTAAGGGTCTTCGCATTGTTCAACTCTCGGACCTTCATCTTACGCAAAATATTGAGATAAGCTATCTAAAAACACTGATTGCAAAAATCAATGGTTTAAATCCAGACCTTGTAGTTATAACAGGCGATATTCTTCAAACATTCGCAACAAAGCTTCATAAGCATCTTAAAACTTTTAAATTACTAGTGGCGCCTACCTATTATGTCACAGGGAATCATGATATTGTTTACGGCCCAACTGCTTTAAAAGATATGCTTTTTGATGCCGGGGTAATATGCTTGGATAACAAGATTGAAATACTCTCTATAAATGGTGTGCCCCTGCAACTCGTCGGACTTAGCGACAGATATAGTTTTGCACGCGGCATAAAGCGACCAATCAAAGAGCTTTTTGCAAAGCTTGACCCAAACCTCTCAACAATATTACTAGCACATCAACCAAAAGATATTCTGCATGTAGATAAATTCCGCATAGATATTCAGTTGAGCGGACATACTCATGGAGGGCAGGTTTATCCCTTCAATATTGTCGTGAAATTCTTTCAGCCATATTTTTCAGGACTCTATGTCAGAAATAAAACACTTCTCTATGTCACGAGAGGGTTGGGATATTGGGGACCGAAGGTTCGATACAGGGTTCCAAGCGAGATTCCTGTTTTTACAATCAATTAG
- a CDS encoding PEGA domain-containing protein: MIEKTLVGLALASSMIFASATIISGSNQNVTFNSNPEGATVLIDGVASCSTPCTVSLPKAHAQKNVSFKKDGYEIFTMPMGTSYNGVALLNIIWDFSTTDLITGAAWNYAPNNYYSELKKKD; this comes from the coding sequence ATGATAGAAAAAACTTTAGTTGGCCTTGCATTGGCATCAAGCATGATATTTGCGAGTGCAACAATAATCTCTGGTAGCAATCAAAATGTTACTTTTAATAGTAATCCAGAAGGCGCAACGGTATTAATTGATGGTGTTGCATCTTGTTCAACTCCTTGTACAGTCTCTTTACCTAAAGCACATGCACAAAAAAATGTTTCTTTTAAAAAAGATGGATATGAAATTTTTACAATGCCAATGGGAACTTCATACAATGGTGTAGCATTGCTTAATATTATTTGGGATTTTAGTACAACTGACCTTATTACTGGCGCTGCGTGGAATTATGCTCCTAACAACTATTATTCAGAACTTAAGAAAAAAGATTAA
- a CDS encoding ABC transporter permease, with translation MISLKALSKNRFKSLLIFSSITIAVMAIFLITSVSQGIIGMFSTMIKTDGDIIITQKGISDTFFSNVDITLLDKINKTQSVKSSYAMVVGASPVGHIPIAGIYGTTKNHFGHYKLSNGKYPKSGEVMLGGNIAKQFTTPSIKIGNKLFMISGTYSSDVGFEEGGLVMNIEDAGELFNRSASYIIVSSLSPDYTNKILKSISALDSEIEVKTTKSFVKEYNQFKIIENSSLVISTLAFAMGLMGIASVMSMIVNSRKEEFGIMRALGKSRLFIIKNLFFETLIMSISAYIFALILSLIILEIIPHVETLQGYVNGSLSLSTALYVLVSTLLMALVGSLIPAWIASKTDPILLINQGCS, from the coding sequence GTGATTTCATTAAAAGCTTTAAGCAAAAACCGCTTTAAAAGTTTGCTTATATTTTCATCTATTACCATAGCGGTAATGGCAATTTTTTTAATCACTTCGGTCTCTCAGGGGATAATCGGAATGTTCTCTACCATGATTAAAACAGACGGAGATATTATAATTACGCAAAAGGGTATCTCTGATACTTTCTTTTCCAATGTAGATATTACGCTTCTGGATAAAATAAACAAAACGCAGAGTGTTAAATCAAGCTATGCGATGGTTGTTGGAGCCTCTCCCGTTGGACATATTCCAATAGCCGGAATATATGGGACAACAAAAAATCATTTTGGGCACTACAAACTCTCAAATGGTAAATACCCAAAGAGTGGGGAGGTTATGTTGGGCGGAAATATAGCTAAACAGTTCACCACTCCAAGCATAAAAATTGGAAACAAGCTCTTTATGATCTCAGGCACTTACAGTAGTGATGTTGGCTTTGAAGAGGGTGGTTTAGTTATGAATATAGAAGATGCCGGGGAGCTTTTTAACCGCTCAGCCTCATATATTATAGTATCTTCCTTGTCCCCGGACTATACAAATAAAATTCTAAAAAGCATCTCCGCTTTGGATAGTGAAATAGAGGTAAAAACAACAAAAAGTTTTGTCAAAGAGTATAACCAGTTCAAGATTATAGAAAACTCATCTTTAGTTATCTCTACTCTTGCATTTGCCATGGGTCTTATGGGCATCGCATCTGTTATGAGTATGATAGTCAACTCCCGCAAAGAGGAGTTCGGCATTATGCGAGCTCTTGGAAAAAGCAGACTTTTTATAATTAAAAATCTTTTTTTTGAGACACTTATTATGAGCATATCAGCTTATATATTTGCTCTTATTTTAAGCTTGATAATTTTGGAGATTATTCCACATGTAGAGACTCTTCAAGGATATGTCAATGGGTCACTTTCACTCTCCACTGCTCTATATGTCTTAGTCTCAACACTGCTTATGGCTCTTGTTGGCTCACTAATCCCAGCGTGGATAGCTTCTAAAACAGACCCAATACTTCTGATAAATCAGGGGTGCTCATGA
- a CDS encoding biotin synthase — MNKEIFLCSICNINSGTCNEDCKFCSQSVRYKADIQRYKQKNIEDILKEAKIARDGGALGFCLVTADKGLNKKTLDFVCSIAKVLTKEVPQLRLIACNGTASVEQLLTLKASGIKAYNHNLETSKAFYPQICTTHSWDERYSTCKNVNEAGLVLITGGIFGLGETQEDRVSMLESLNSLNPTSVPINFYHHNEALELQPNSLTTDEALNLIKLTRETIPNAQRIMVAGGREIMFGERQEEIFNYGANSIVIGNYLTTNGRVISKDLDMLEYLSLKVAKLVK, encoded by the coding sequence ATGAATAAAGAGATATTTTTATGCTCTATTTGTAATATAAATAGCGGTACATGTAACGAAGATTGCAAATTTTGCTCTCAAAGCGTACGATACAAAGCAGATATACAAAGATACAAACAAAAAAATATAGAAGATATTTTAAAAGAGGCTAAAATTGCAAGAGACGGGGGAGCATTGGGTTTTTGTTTAGTTACTGCCGATAAGGGTCTAAATAAAAAAACTCTTGATTTTGTATGCTCTATTGCCAAAGTCTTAACTAAAGAAGTTCCCCAGCTAAGACTAATTGCATGTAACGGCACAGCAAGCGTAGAGCAACTTTTAACCCTTAAAGCATCCGGCATTAAGGCATATAACCATAACCTTGAAACATCAAAAGCGTTTTATCCACAAATTTGTACAACACACTCATGGGATGAGAGATACTCTACATGTAAGAATGTAAACGAGGCTGGATTAGTACTTATAACTGGTGGAATTTTTGGTCTTGGTGAAACACAAGAAGATAGAGTATCAATGCTAGAATCACTTAATTCTCTAAATCCAACTTCTGTCCCTATAAACTTTTACCACCATAATGAAGCATTAGAGCTTCAACCAAACTCTCTAACTACAGACGAAGCACTCAATCTTATAAAGCTAACACGCGAGACAATTCCAAATGCACAGCGAATCATGGTTGCAGGTGGCAGAGAAATTATGTTTGGTGAGAGGCAAGAGGAGATTTTTAACTACGGTGCAAACTCAATTGTAATAGGAAACTATCTTACAACAAACGGAAGAGTTATAAGTAAAGACTTAGATATGCTAGAATACCTTAGTTTAAAAGTTGCAAAATTAGTAAAATAG
- a CDS encoding DUF4105 domain-containing protein, with protein MKFFFSVIFAVFFVINCAHAQPLAESPEWHSLLHIRDDNKSDINDPKFFLSNPFSPENEFNIAISELRSDKKDEMLCRFPARYRYLNKKLDLNITFDHCTNLNEFLKDSRGESVSMSFASSYLGSPISYFGHTFITIHKTNNRFFSQTLSFAAEIPQEVGFIDLLSKGIRGGFNGKFVAEPYFKLHEGYNIVEQRSLSEYRLNLTQDEIENMLWHAYELYDANINYKFFTENCAYEMLWFLEVARPGLKLRENFPYAVIPYETINEIKKAGLVMQIDTQPPLINSLHTIYNGFTAEEKDFFSRWKNSGDKKEELESINLSNETKDKLGYLINGYYDILFKRFHQGKGDFEDVKQLPYTPPNERYIGEPIRHGSSKIEVGYLQVNGVEGLDLNVRPILFNRIHDLYSELGDGTLEFLGLEMRRIENKTSLQSFTLLKIESLTKRFDFYHPVSWKIYAGADRSLKDSSLQPLVQVGSGVSYGTSSLLWYGMGQATVYPLKMTAGIEVLAGLSYWNGLSHIGIDFREPVFFTGRKSKGDFEAYFTTPITKKIIFKIWGKNQEAGIRLVLAF; from the coding sequence TTGAAATTTTTCTTTTCAGTTATCTTTGCTGTTTTTTTTGTAATTAACTGCGCCCATGCTCAGCCATTAGCTGAATCACCTGAATGGCATTCGCTTCTGCATATTCGCGATGATAACAAAAGTGATATCAACGATCCTAAATTTTTTTTATCAAATCCTTTTTCTCCAGAAAATGAGTTTAATATCGCTATAAGTGAATTGAGAAGTGATAAAAAAGATGAAATGCTTTGCCGATTTCCTGCTCGCTACCGTTATTTAAACAAGAAATTAGATTTAAATATAACTTTTGACCACTGTACTAATTTAAACGAATTTTTAAAAGACTCCCGTGGAGAATCTGTAAGTATGTCATTTGCTTCCTCATATCTTGGTTCGCCCATATCCTATTTTGGTCACACGTTTATCACAATCCATAAAACTAATAACCGATTTTTTTCACAAACACTCAGTTTTGCTGCAGAGATTCCTCAAGAAGTTGGATTTATTGACCTGCTATCTAAAGGTATAAGAGGAGGATTTAATGGAAAATTCGTAGCAGAGCCTTATTTCAAGTTACATGAAGGTTATAACATTGTTGAACAACGAAGCCTCAGTGAATATCGTCTTAATTTAACACAAGATGAAATTGAAAATATGCTCTGGCATGCCTATGAGCTTTATGATGCAAACATTAATTACAAATTTTTTACTGAAAACTGCGCCTATGAAATGCTTTGGTTTTTAGAAGTAGCTAGACCTGGGCTAAAGCTTAGAGAAAATTTTCCATATGCTGTAATTCCATATGAAACTATAAATGAAATAAAAAAAGCAGGGCTTGTCATGCAAATCGACACTCAACCACCATTAATTAATAGTTTACATACGATATATAATGGCTTTACTGCTGAAGAAAAAGATTTTTTTTCCAGATGGAAAAACAGTGGAGATAAAAAAGAAGAATTAGAGAGTATAAACTTATCTAATGAAACTAAAGATAAGCTTGGCTATCTTATAAATGGCTACTATGATATTTTATTTAAACGCTTTCATCAAGGAAAAGGTGATTTCGAAGATGTAAAACAACTCCCCTATACTCCACCTAATGAGCGATATATAGGAGAGCCAATACGCCATGGAAGCTCTAAAATAGAGGTTGGATATCTTCAAGTAAATGGAGTTGAAGGATTAGACCTAAACGTACGTCCTATACTATTTAACCGAATTCATGATTTATATTCAGAATTGGGTGATGGAACTCTAGAATTTTTAGGATTAGAAATGCGACGTATTGAAAATAAAACTTCTCTTCAATCGTTTACTTTGCTTAAAATCGAATCGCTTACAAAGAGATTCGATTTTTATCATCCTGTATCTTGGAAAATATACGCAGGAGCAGATCGATCACTCAAAGATAGTTCATTACAGCCACTTGTGCAAGTTGGATCAGGAGTTTCATATGGGACATCTTCTCTGCTATGGTATGGAATGGGACAGGCAACTGTTTATCCACTAAAAATGACAGCAGGTATTGAAGTTTTAGCAGGCCTTAGCTACTGGAACGGTTTAAGCCACATAGGAATCGACTTTAGAGAACCAGTATTCTTTACCGGAAGGAAAAGCAAAGGTGACTTTGAAGCATATTTTACTACTCCAATTACTAAGAAAATTATATTTAAAATTTGGGGCAAAAATCAAGAAGCAGGAATTCGCTTAGTGCTAGCTTTTTAA
- a CDS encoding YceI family protein, translating into MKNLLIVLLLSLPLLAMDLKLKDGSVVAHTEMMMDSEINPTNNSLKAELSIQNNDITTIKGKFWVDMIGFISNKTDRDESMYKEVEADKFKDATYTILDITKKEAKDSYTINGTMSFHGQERPLSANADIKVENGSLVINASTMILVSDFGIEMPCMVFMCVRDQVDLAIKASF; encoded by the coding sequence ATGAAAAATTTACTAATAGTTCTACTTCTAAGTCTTCCTCTTCTCGCAATGGATTTAAAACTAAAAGATGGTTCGGTTGTTGCACATACAGAGATGATGATGGATAGTGAAATTAATCCAACGAACAACTCTTTGAAGGCTGAGTTAAGCATACAAAACAATGATATTACTACCATAAAAGGAAAGTTTTGGGTTGATATGATTGGTTTTATCAGCAACAAAACAGACAGAGATGAGAGTATGTATAAAGAGGTTGAAGCCGATAAGTTTAAAGATGCAACCTATACTATTTTAGATATAACAAAAAAAGAGGCAAAAGACTCTTATACTATAAATGGAACAATGAGTTTTCACGGACAAGAGAGACCTCTAAGTGCAAATGCAGATATAAAAGTTGAAAATGGCAGTTTGGTTATAAACGCTTCTACAATGATACTTGTTAGCGACTTTGGTATTGAGATGCCGTGCATGGTCTTCATGTGTGTCAGAGATCAGGTTGACCTTGCAATAAAAGCCTCATTTTAA